In Fibrobacterota bacterium, a genomic segment contains:
- a CDS encoding RICIN domain-containing protein, with protein MPTFEFADCPTSLDLAATPDTREQVGSVRCTLRNTSSRKQGARIRVEPLGGAEAKWFALADAPATAPLEIEQDIDAGGTLTVTAAVKVPGGASAGNQTFRLRVISETAPDTDFAEGPAISFNIAALAEPEVKRTPFPWWAVVVGLVMLLAVGGAVGYLLWPKDHGFDGRHVLLANAKTLKCLMIQDGNAGNNILAVQTTCKDEPLQTWVLKQMEPPKLQIRNAQTNKCLTIAGG; from the coding sequence TTGCCCACCTTCGAATTTGCCGATTGCCCGACTTCGCTTGATCTTGCTGCCACGCCCGACACGCGGGAGCAGGTCGGCAGCGTGCGCTGTACGCTTCGCAACACGTCGAGCCGGAAGCAGGGCGCACGCATCCGCGTCGAGCCATTGGGTGGGGCGGAGGCAAAGTGGTTCGCGCTCGCCGACGCGCCGGCAACCGCACCGCTCGAGATCGAGCAGGACATCGACGCGGGCGGGACCTTGACGGTGACCGCAGCCGTCAAGGTGCCGGGTGGCGCATCCGCCGGCAACCAGACCTTCCGCCTGCGCGTCATCTCTGAAACGGCGCCCGATACCGATTTCGCCGAAGGGCCGGCGATTTCCTTCAACATCGCAGCTTTGGCCGAACCCGAAGTCAAACGGACGCCCTTCCCATGGTGGGCCGTCGTGGTGGGGCTGGTCATGCTGCTCGCCGTCGGCGGCGCTGTCGGGTACCTACTCTGGCCGAAGGATCACGGCTTCGACGGTCGGCACGTGCTGCTGGCCAACGCGAAGACGCTGAAGTGCCTGATGATCCAGGACGGCAATGCCGGTAACAACATCCTTGCCGTTCAGACAACCTGCAAGGACGAGCCGCTGCAGACCTGGGTCCTCAAGCAGATGGAGCCGCCCAAACTCCAGATCCGCAACGCGCAGACGAACAAATGCCTTACGATCGCGGGCGGGG